The Styela clava chromosome 13, kaStyClav1.hap1.2, whole genome shotgun sequence genome has a window encoding:
- the LOC120332835 gene encoding protein WWC2-like — MPVMASESNDLPLPLGWEEATDYDGKSYFIDHNSKRTTWIDPRDCLAKPKTFADCAGNELPIGWEKCNDPNIGVYFIDHISGLNQKEDPHETWKSRQQTMLEEYVNTALADIELQEEMFKIKQERLNLAENTIHTLQQRVKRHTSHLSHKSSTSSQNFNESTSNGSSMSGSNWSISTKFDPDEIRCEIDEMKQRVHQLRHQLSFIEANIYTAKVKHQQWTTQQDSGCVMNSSEHLHHEAQQHHMLRNHAVELHTSQEQLLYNLEESNHKIEELSAERMNLELMGSKDGNPHTLLLISEKEELLNELYSQKANSKATEEEKSQVLRRCRELEKELRDAKNINNRALGERLKRAEKLKSIDSKLNMELQQASDIKGQLHKLSCSTGSLSSSSSQGSSKSGSPGHFAYRNNSMTRGRAKAVRASLRRNSSRCSDGGPPRLDISTHITLEGYEAPCANGIEPMSLINSHMVYTDNVNQSGSVSMSSSACSLQSQNSFLHMQGET, encoded by the coding sequence ATGCCAGTTATGGCCAGTGAATCCAATGATCTGCCTCTTCCACTTGGATGGGAAGAGGCAACAGATTATGATGGCAAATCGTATTTTATTGATCACAATTCCAAGCGCACAACTTGGATTGATCCTCGTGATTGCCTTGCAAAACCAAAAACCTTTGCTGATTGTGCTGGAAATGAATTGCCGATTGGATGGGAAAAATGTAATGATCCCAATATTGGGGTATATTTTATTGACCATATATCGGGGCTTAACCAAAAAGAAGATCCTCATGAAACTTGGAAATCAAGGCAACAGACAATGCTTGAGGAGTATGTGAACACAGCTTTAGCGGATATAGAACTGCAAGAAGAGATGTTCAAAATCAAACAAGAAAGATTGAATTTAGCTGAAAATACGATCCACACTTTACAACAACGAGTAAAGAGACACACAAGTCATTTAAGTCACAAATCCTCAACTTCAAGTCAAAATTTCAACGAATCGACTTCGAATGGCAGCTCGATGTCTGGTTCAAATTGGTCAATAAGTACCAAATTCGATCCCGATGAAATTCGTTGTGAAATAGACGAAATGAAACAAAGAGTGCATCAACTTCGACATCAGCTGTCGTTTATTGAAGCGAATATATACACTGCGAAAGTGAAACACCAACAGTGGACTACACAGCAAGATAGCGGCTGTGTCATGAACTCTTCTGAGCATCTTCACCATGAGGCACAGCAACATCATATGCTAAGAAACCACGCAGTAGAATTGCACACTTCGCAAGAACAACTTCTTTATAATTTAGAAGAGTCCAACCACAAAATTGAGGAATTAAGCGCTGAGCGCATGAATTTAGAACTCATGGGGTCGAAGGATGGTAACCCCCATACACTTCTACTCATATCAGAAAAGGAAGAACTTTTAAACGAACTATACAGTCAGAAAGCTAATTCGAAAGCGACTGAAGAAGAAAAAAGTCAAGTCTTGCGACGATGTAGAGAATTGGAAAAGGAGTTGCGTGATgcgaaaaatattaataatcgAGCTCTTGGAGAGCGTTTAAAACGAgctgaaaaattgaaatcaatcgACTCGAAACTTAATATGGAATTACAGCAAGCTAGTGATATTAAAGGACAGTTACATAAACTATCTTGCAGCACAGGATCCTTGTCATCAAGCTCCAGTCAAGGGTCAAGTAAGTCTGGTAGTCCTGGTCATTTTGCCTACAGGAATAATTCAATGACACGGGGAAGGGCTAAGGCAGTTCGAGCCAGTTTGCGTAGAAACTCCTCTCGATGTTCTGACGGCGGCCCTCCTCGATTAGACATTAGCACTCATATTACTCTCGAAGGGTACGAGGCTCCGTGTGCTAACGGCATTGAGCCAATGTCTCTCATAAATTCTCATATGGTATACACTGACAATGTGAATCAAAGTGGTAGCGTATCAATGTCCTCTAGTGCTTGCTCACTCCAAAGTCAAAACTCTTTTTTACATATGCAAGGAGAAACGTAG